In one Corythoichthys intestinalis isolate RoL2023-P3 chromosome 16, ASM3026506v1, whole genome shotgun sequence genomic region, the following are encoded:
- the rpusd1 gene encoding RNA pseudouridylate synthase domain-containing protein 1: MEPASVENLHVLFQSDDYIVVNKHWDIRIDSKMWYEKNTVQAQLRHRFPQLADPSTYYGFRFCHQLDFSTSGALCVALNKAAAGQAYRCFKERTVTKAYIALVRGLVEKEIQTLDYSIGKNTSEGKTHMMCIDGTNGCENAKPCQTLLTVLEYGLYDGDPVTKVLLQPLTGRTHQLRVHCSALGHPIVGDFTYSSGADDGPFRMMLHAHLLHIPLKPEPMLVCAGDPFLPSVDSKWLPQRSLRPLKTTVDAMLEQRVDEQRRAKKMERERERQEEEKRRNKCRKGDTELERRQCEEWLREWAGVS; this comes from the exons ATGGAGCCGGCCAGTGTGGAGAATCTTCATGTCCTCTTTCAGAGTGATGATTACATTGTGGTGAACAAGCACTGGGACATCCGCATTGATAGCAAgatgtggtatgaaaaaaacaCTGTGCAGGCCCAACTTCGCCACCGCTTCCCTCAACTAGCAGACCCTAGCACATACTATGGATTCAG GTTCTGTCACCAGTTGGATTTCTCAACTAGCGGCGCCTTATGTGTAGCTCTCAAcaaggctgctgctggccaggcATATCGCTGCTTTAAGGAGCGTACCGTCACCAAGGCCTACATTGCTCTG GTACGTGGATTGGTGGAAAAAGAGATACAAACACTGGACTACTCAATTGGCAAGAACACTTCAGAGGGAAAAACACATATGATGTGTATTGATGGAACAAACG GTTGTGAAAACGCCAAACCATGCCAGACTTTGTTGACAGTGTTGGAATACGGCTTGTATGATGGCGACCCAGTCACCAAGGTGCTGCTGCAGCCTCTCACAG GCAGAACCCACCAATTAAGGGTTCACTGCAGCGCATTGGGCCACCCAATCGTCGGGGACTTCACCTACAGCTCAGGAGCCGACGATGGACCCTTCCGCATGATGCTTCATGCTCATCTTCTCCACATCCCTCTGAAACCTGAGCCCATGCTCGTGTGCGCAGGGGATCCCTTTCTGCCCTCAGTGGACTCTAAGTGGCTTCCGCAGCGTTCCTTGCGACCCCTGAAGACCACTGTGGACGCCATGCTGGAGCAAAGGGTGGACGAACAGAGACGAGCGAAGAAGATGGAGCGAGAACGAGAAAGACAGGAGGAGGAGAAAAGGAGGAACAAATGCAGAAAAGGAGACACTGAACTGGAGAGGAGGCAGTGTGAGGAGTGGCTAAGAGAATGGGCTGGTGTCTCATAG